One part of the Arabidopsis thaliana chromosome 1 sequence genome encodes these proteins:
- a CDS encoding Flavin-binding monooxygenase family protein, with protein sequence MAPALSPTRSHHVAVIGAGPAGLVAARELRREGHSVVVFEKQKQVGGTWIYTDEVESDPLSVDPTRSVVHSSVYRSLRINGTRECTGYRDFPFVVRSGVSRDPRRFPSHGEVLAYLKDFAKEFGIEEMVRFETEVVKVSPAAEEGIGKWRIESTEKEKKVRRDEIYDAVVVCNGHYVEPRLAQIPGISSWPGKEMHSHNYRIPEPFRDKVVVLIGNSSSAEDISRDIARVAKEVHVACRSNPADTFIKQTGYNNLWTHSMIESVHEDGSVVYQNGKTISVDIIMHCTGYKYHFPFLDTNGIVTVDDNRVGPLYKDVFPPAFAPWLSFIGIPWQVLPFPMFELQSKWIAGVLSGRIPLPSKEDMMIEIKTFYSTLEVQGIPKRYTHRMGNTQV encoded by the exons ATGGCACCTGCATTATCACCAACCAGATCACACCACGTGGCGGTTATCGGTGCTGGACCTGCAGGTCTAGTAGCGGCACGAGAGCTTCGACGAGAAGGTCACTCGGTGGTCGTTTtcgagaaacaaaaacaagtcgGAGGAACCTGGATCTACACCGATGAAGTCGAATCGGATCCGTTAAGTGTTGACCCGACCCGATCCGTTGTTCATTCAAGCGTCTATAGATCTCTACGAATCAACGGTACACGAGAGTGTACCGGATACAGAGATTTCCCGTTCGTGGTTCGTTCCGGTGTGTCTAGAGATCCGAGGAGGTTTCCGAGTCATGGCGAAGTTTTGGCGTATTTGAAAGATTTCGCTAAGGAGTTTGGGATTGAGGAGATGGTTAGGTTTGAGACGGAGGTTGTGAAGGTTTCTCCGGCGGCGGAGGAAGGAATCGGGAAGTGGAGGATTGAATCGacggagaaagagaagaaagttcGTCGTGATGAGATTTATGAtgctgttgttgtttgtaATGGACATTATGTTGAACCTCGTCTCGCTCAAATTCCTG GTATAAGTTCTTGGCCAGGGAAAGAAATGCATAGCCATAATTACCGTATTCCCGAACCATTCAGAGATAAG GTTGTTGTGCTTATTGGGAACTCTTCAAGTGCTGAGGATATAAGTAGGGACATTGCTAGAGTTGCAAAAGAGGTTCATGTGGCTTGTAGGTCAAATCCAGCTGATACGTTTATCAAACAAACCGGTTATAATAATCTATGGACGCATTCAATG ATTGAGAGTGTTCATGAGGATGGCTCTGTTGTTTATCAGAACGGGAAGACGATTTCGGTTGATATTATTATGCATTGCACTGG GTATAAGTATCATTTTCCGTTTCTTGATACCAATGGAATTGTCACTGTAGATGATAACCGTGTTGGGCCATTGTACAAAGACGTCTTCCCTCCAGCATTTGCACCTTGGCTTTCCTTCATCGGTATACCATGGCAG GTGTTACCGTTCCCTATGTTTGAGCTGCAAAGCAAGTGGATCGCGGGTGTTTTATCGGGTCGGATCCCGCTTCCTTCCAAGGAAGATATGATGATAGAAATCAAAACCTTTTACTCCACACTTGAAGTCCAAGGGATTCCAAAGCGATATACTCATCGTATGGGCAATACTCAGGTTTAA
- a CDS encoding NAD(P)-binding Rossmann-fold superfamily protein (NAD(P)-binding Rossmann-fold superfamily protein; FUNCTIONS IN: oxidoreductase activity, binding, catalytic activity; INVOLVED IN: oxidation reduction, metabolic process; LOCATED IN: cellular_component unknown; EXPRESSED IN: cultured cell; CONTAINS InterPro DOMAIN/s: Short-chain dehydrogenase/reductase, conserved site (InterPro:IPR020904), NAD(P)-binding domain (InterPro:IPR016040), Glucose/ribitol dehydrogenase (InterPro:IPR002347), Short-chain dehydrogenase/reductase SDR (InterPro:IPR002198); BEST Arabidopsis thaliana protein match is: NAD(P)-binding Rossmann-fold superfamily protein (TAIR:AT1G63380.1); Has 35333 Blast hits to 34131 proteins in 2444 species: Archae - 798; Bacteria - 22429; Metazoa - 974; Fungi - 991; Plants - 531; Viruses - 0; Other Eukaryotes - 9610 (source: NCBI BLink).), giving the protein MQVLKQLEPWCELKDKVVLVTGASSGIGREICLDLCKAGCKIVAAARRVDRLNSLCSEINSFGAIGVQAAALELDVSSDADTIRKAVKEAWEIFGTIDVLINNAGIRGNVKSSLDLSKEEWDKVFRTNLTGSWLISKYVCLLMRDAKRGGSVINVSSISGLHRGLLRGGLAYACSKGGVDTMTRMMAIELAVYKIRVNSIAPGIFRSEITQGLFQKEWLEKVTEKIVPLKMQQTVDPGLTSLVRYLIHDSSQYVTGNTYIVDSGATLPGVPIFSSL; this is encoded by the exons ATGCAG GTATTGAAGCAATTGGAGCCATGGTGTGAACTTAAAGATAAAGTGGTTCTTGTGACAGGTGCTTCATCTGGTATAGGGAGAGAGATCTGTCTTGATCTATGCAAAGCTGGTTGTAAGATTGTAGCAGCAGCTCGTCGTGTTGATCGTCTCAACTCTCTCTGTTCTGAAATCAACAGCTTTGGTGCAATCGGAGTCCAAGCCGCAGCTCTTGAGCTAGACGTTTCATCAGACGCAGACACTATTCGAAAAGCGGTTAAAGAAGCTTGGGAAATCTTTGGAACGATCGATGTTTTGATTAACAATGCTGGAATCAGAGGCAATGTCAAGTCTAGTTTGGatttatcaaaagaagaatggGACAAAGTCTTTAGAACCAACTTGACCGGATCTTGGTTAATATCCAAATACGTCTGCCTTTTGATGCGTGACGCTAAGCGTGGGGGCTCGGTGATTAACGTCTCGTCGATCTCTGGGCTTCATCGCGGTTTGTTGCGCGGTGGACTAGCGTATGCTTGTTCCAAAGGTGGTGTTGACACCATGACGAGGATGATGGCTATTGAGTTAGCTGTTTATAAGATCAGAGTGAACTCGATCGCACCTGGGATTTTCAGGTCAGAGATCACACAAGGTCTTTTCCAGAAAGAGTGGCTCGAGAAGGTAACGGAAAAGATTGTACCATTAAAGATGCAACAGACTGTGGATCCGGGGCTTACATCTCTCGTTCGCTATCTCATTCACGATTCTTCCCAATATGTCACCGGGAATACATACATAGTCGATTCCGGAGCTACACTCCCCGGTGTgcccattttttcttctctttga
- a CDS encoding NAD(P)-binding Rossmann-fold superfamily protein (NAD(P)-binding Rossmann-fold superfamily protein; FUNCTIONS IN: oxidoreductase activity, binding, catalytic activity; INVOLVED IN: oxidation reduction, metabolic process; LOCATED IN: cellular_component unknown; CONTAINS InterPro DOMAIN/s: Short-chain dehydrogenase/reductase, conserved site (InterPro:IPR020904), NAD(P)-binding domain (InterPro:IPR016040), Polyketide synthase/Fatty acid synthase, KR (InterPro:IPR020842), Glucose/ribitol dehydrogenase (InterPro:IPR002347), Short-chain dehydrogenase/reductase SDR (InterPro:IPR002198); BEST Arabidopsis thaliana protein match is: NAD(P)-binding Rossmann-fold superfamily protein (TAIR:AT1G63380.1).): MSNHQTKQVLKQLEPWCELKDKVVLVTGASSGIGREICLDLCKAGCKIVAAARRVDRLNSLCSEINSFGAIGVQAAALELDVSSDADTIRKAVKEAWEIFGTIDVLINNAGIRGNVKSSLDLSKEEWDKVFRTNLTGSWLISKYVCLLMRDAKRGGSVINVSSISGLHRGLLRGGLAYACSKGGVDTMTRMMAIELAVYKIRVNSIAPGIFRSEITQGLFQKEWLEKVTEKIVPLKMQQTVDPGLTSLVRYLIHDSSQYVTGNTYIVDSGATLPGVPIFSSL; the protein is encoded by the exons ATGAGCAATCATCAAACT AAGCAGGTATTGAAGCAATTGGAGCCATGGTGTGAACTTAAAGATAAAGTGGTTCTTGTGACAGGTGCTTCATCTGGTATAGGGAGAGAGATCTGTCTTGATCTATGCAAAGCTGGTTGTAAGATTGTAGCAGCAGCTCGTCGTGTTGATCGTCTCAACTCTCTCTGTTCTGAAATCAACAGCTTTGGTGCAATCGGAGTCCAAGCCGCAGCTCTTGAGCTAGACGTTTCATCAGACGCAGACACTATTCGAAAAGCGGTTAAAGAAGCTTGGGAAATCTTTGGAACGATCGATGTTTTGATTAACAATGCTGGAATCAGAGGCAATGTCAAGTCTAGTTTGGatttatcaaaagaagaatggGACAAAGTCTTTAGAACCAACTTGACCGGATCTTGGTTAATATCCAAATACGTCTGCCTTTTGATGCGTGACGCTAAGCGTGGGGGCTCGGTGATTAACGTCTCGTCGATCTCTGGGCTTCATCGCGGTTTGTTGCGCGGTGGACTAGCGTATGCTTGTTCCAAAGGTGGTGTTGACACCATGACGAGGATGATGGCTATTGAGTTAGCTGTTTATAAGATCAGAGTGAACTCGATCGCACCTGGGATTTTCAGGTCAGAGATCACACAAGGTCTTTTCCAGAAAGAGTGGCTCGAGAAGGTAACGGAAAAGATTGTACCATTAAAGATGCAACAGACTGTGGATCCGGGGCTTACATCTCTCGTTCGCTATCTCATTCACGATTCTTCCCAATATGTCACCGGGAATACATACATAGTCGATTCCGGAGCTACACTCCCCGGTGTgcccattttttcttctctttga
- a CDS encoding Flavin-binding monooxygenase family protein (Flavin-binding monooxygenase family protein; FUNCTIONS IN: NADP or NADPH binding, monooxygenase activity, FAD binding, flavin-containing monooxygenase activity; INVOLVED IN: oxidation reduction; LOCATED IN: cellular_component unknown; EXPRESSED IN: male gametophyte; EXPRESSED DURING: L mature pollen stage, M germinated pollen stage; CONTAINS InterPro DOMAIN/s: Flavin-containing monooxygenase FMO (InterPro:IPR000960), Flavin-containing monooxygenase-like (InterPro:IPR020946); BEST Arabidopsis thaliana protein match is: Flavin-binding monooxygenase family protein (TAIR:AT1G63370.1); Has 16027 Blast hits to 15571 proteins in 1970 species: Archae - 121; Bacteria - 8975; Metazoa - 1175; Fungi - 1533; Plants - 805; Viruses - 0; Other Eukaryotes - 3418 (source: NCBI BLink).): MAPALSPTRSHHVAVIGAGPAGLVAARELRREGHSVVVFEKQKQVGGTWIYTDEVESDPLSVDPTRSVVHSSVYRSLRINGTRECTGYRDFPFVVRSGVSRDPRRFPSHGEVLAYLKDFAKEFGIEEMVRFETEVVKVSPAAEEGIGKWRIESTEKEKKVRRDEIYDAVVVCNGHYVEPRLAQIPGISSWPGKEMHSHNYRIPEPFRDKVVVLIGNSSSAEDISRDIARVAKEVHVACRSNPADTFIKQTGYNNLWTHSMIESVHEDGSVVYQNGKTISVDIIMHCTGYKYHFPFLDTNGIVTVDDNRVGPLYKDVFPPAFAPWLSFIGIPWQVLPFPMFELQSKWIAGVLSGRIPLPSKEDMMIEIKTFYSTLEVQGIPKRYTHRMGNTQFEYYNWLASQCGCSETEEWRKEMCLANGVRKEAHPETYRDEWDDHHLVSEAYQDFSLYS; the protein is encoded by the exons ATGGCACCTGCATTATCACCAACCAGATCACACCACGTGGCGGTTATCGGTGCTGGACCTGCAGGTCTAGTAGCGGCACGAGAGCTTCGACGAGAAGGTCACTCGGTGGTCGTTTtcgagaaacaaaaacaagtcgGAGGAACCTGGATCTACACCGATGAAGTCGAATCGGATCCGTTAAGTGTTGACCCGACCCGATCCGTTGTTCATTCAAGCGTCTATAGATCTCTACGAATCAACGGTACACGAGAGTGTACCGGATACAGAGATTTCCCGTTCGTGGTTCGTTCCGGTGTGTCTAGAGATCCGAGGAGGTTTCCGAGTCATGGCGAAGTTTTGGCGTATTTGAAAGATTTCGCTAAGGAGTTTGGGATTGAGGAGATGGTTAGGTTTGAGACGGAGGTTGTGAAGGTTTCTCCGGCGGCGGAGGAAGGAATCGGGAAGTGGAGGATTGAATCGacggagaaagagaagaaagttcGTCGTGATGAGATTTATGAtgctgttgttgtttgtaATGGACATTATGTTGAACCTCGTCTCGCTCAAATTCCTG GTATAAGTTCTTGGCCAGGGAAAGAAATGCATAGCCATAATTACCGTATTCCCGAACCATTCAGAGATAAG GTTGTTGTGCTTATTGGGAACTCTTCAAGTGCTGAGGATATAAGTAGGGACATTGCTAGAGTTGCAAAAGAGGTTCATGTGGCTTGTAGGTCAAATCCAGCTGATACGTTTATCAAACAAACCGGTTATAATAATCTATGGACGCATTCAATG ATTGAGAGTGTTCATGAGGATGGCTCTGTTGTTTATCAGAACGGGAAGACGATTTCGGTTGATATTATTATGCATTGCACTGG GTATAAGTATCATTTTCCGTTTCTTGATACCAATGGAATTGTCACTGTAGATGATAACCGTGTTGGGCCATTGTACAAAGACGTCTTCCCTCCAGCATTTGCACCTTGGCTTTCCTTCATCGGTATACCATGGCAG GTGTTACCGTTCCCTATGTTTGAGCTGCAAAGCAAGTGGATCGCGGGTGTTTTATCGGGTCGGATCCCGCTTCCTTCCAAGGAAGATATGATGATAGAAATCAAAACCTTTTACTCCACACTTGAAGTCCAAGGGATTCCAAAGCGATATACTCATCGTATGGGCAATACTCAG TTTGAGTATTATAATTGGTTGGCTTCACAATGCGGATGctcagaaacagaggaatggAGGAAAGAGATGTGTTTGGCGAATGGTGTTAGGAAGGAAGCCCATCCAGAGACGTATAGAGACGAATGGGATGATCATCACTTAGTTTCTGAAGCTTATCAAGATTTCTCTTTGTactcataa
- a CDS encoding NAD(P)-binding Rossmann-fold superfamily protein (NAD(P)-binding Rossmann-fold superfamily protein; FUNCTIONS IN: oxidoreductase activity, binding, catalytic activity; INVOLVED IN: oxidation reduction, metabolic process; LOCATED IN: cellular_component unknown; EXPRESSED IN: cultured cell; CONTAINS InterPro DOMAIN/s: Short-chain dehydrogenase/reductase, conserved site (InterPro:IPR020904), NAD(P)-binding domain (InterPro:IPR016040), Glucose/ribitol dehydrogenase (InterPro:IPR002347), Short-chain dehydrogenase/reductase SDR (InterPro:IPR002198); BEST Arabidopsis thaliana protein match is: NAD(P)-binding Rossmann-fold superfamily protein (TAIR:AT1G63380.1); Has 126460 Blast hits to 126243 proteins in 3690 species: Archae - 1009; Bacteria - 80847; Metazoa - 7423; Fungi - 6824; Plants - 3223; Viruses - 2; Other Eukaryotes - 27132 (source: NCBI BLink).) — translation MQQVLKQLEPWCELKDKVVLVTGASSGIGREICLDLCKAGCKIVAAARRVDRLNSLCSEINSFGAIGVQAAALELDVSSDADTIRKAVKEAWEIFGTIDVLINNAGIRGNVKSSLDLSKEEWDKVFRTNLTGSWLISKYVCLLMRDAKRGGSVINVSSISGLHRGLLRGGLAYACSKGGVDTMTRMMAIELAVYKIRVNSIAPGIFRSEITQGLFQKEWLEKVTEKIVPLKMQQTVDPGLTSLVRYLIHDSSQYVTGNTYIVDSGATLPGVPIFSSL, via the exons ATGCAG CAGGTATTGAAGCAATTGGAGCCATGGTGTGAACTTAAAGATAAAGTGGTTCTTGTGACAGGTGCTTCATCTGGTATAGGGAGAGAGATCTGTCTTGATCTATGCAAAGCTGGTTGTAAGATTGTAGCAGCAGCTCGTCGTGTTGATCGTCTCAACTCTCTCTGTTCTGAAATCAACAGCTTTGGTGCAATCGGAGTCCAAGCCGCAGCTCTTGAGCTAGACGTTTCATCAGACGCAGACACTATTCGAAAAGCGGTTAAAGAAGCTTGGGAAATCTTTGGAACGATCGATGTTTTGATTAACAATGCTGGAATCAGAGGCAATGTCAAGTCTAGTTTGGatttatcaaaagaagaatggGACAAAGTCTTTAGAACCAACTTGACCGGATCTTGGTTAATATCCAAATACGTCTGCCTTTTGATGCGTGACGCTAAGCGTGGGGGCTCGGTGATTAACGTCTCGTCGATCTCTGGGCTTCATCGCGGTTTGTTGCGCGGTGGACTAGCGTATGCTTGTTCCAAAGGTGGTGTTGACACCATGACGAGGATGATGGCTATTGAGTTAGCTGTTTATAAGATCAGAGTGAACTCGATCGCACCTGGGATTTTCAGGTCAGAGATCACACAAGGTCTTTTCCAGAAAGAGTGGCTCGAGAAGGTAACGGAAAAGATTGTACCATTAAAGATGCAACAGACTGTGGATCCGGGGCTTACATCTCTCGTTCGCTATCTCATTCACGATTCTTCCCAATATGTCACCGGGAATACATACATAGTCGATTCCGGAGCTACACTCCCCGGTGTgcccattttttcttctctttga
- a CDS encoding Flavin-binding monooxygenase family protein, with protein MAPSLSPIRSHHVAVIGAGAAGLVAARELRREGHSVVVFERQKQVGGTWIYTDHIEPDPLSVDPTRSVVHSSVYGSLRTNLPRECMGYRDFPFVIRSDVSESRDPRRFPSHGEVLAYLQDFAKEFAIEEMIRFDTAVVKVAPAAEEGSGKWRIESTEKEKKVLRDEIYDAVVVCNGHYIEPRHAEIPGISSWPGKEMHSHNYRIPEPFRDQVVVLIGNSASADDISRDIARVAKEVHVACRSNAADTYIERPGYSNLWMHSMIESVHEDGSVVFQNGKTISVDVIMHCTGYKYHFPFLETNGNVTVDDNRVGPLYKDVFSPAFAPWLSFVGIPWKVVPFPMFELQSKWIAGVLSGRIPLPSKEDMMMEIKTLYSTLDAQGIAKRYTHQMGISQV; from the exons ATGGCGCCTTCCTTATCACCAATCAGATCACACCACGTGGCAGTTATCGGCGCCGGAGCCGCCGGATTAGTCGCGGCGCGAGAGCTTCGTCGGGAAGGTCACTCGGTGGTCGTCTTCGAGAGACAAAAACAAGTCGGAGGAACCTGGATTTACACCGATCATATTGAACCCGATCCATTAAGCGTTGACCCGACCCGATCCGTTGTTCATTCGAGCGTCTATGGATCTCTCCGAACTAATCTCCCCCGTGAGTGTATGGGATACAGGGACTTCCCGTTCGTGATTCGTTCCGATGTATCGGAATCTAGAGATCCGAGGAGGTTTCCGAGTCATGGTGAAGTTTTGGCGTATTTGCAAGATTTCGCTAAGGAGTTTGCGATTGAGGAGATGATTCGGTTTGATACGGCGGTTGTGAAGGTTGCTCCGGCGGCGGAAGAAGGAAGCGGGAAATGGAGAATTGAATCTacggagaaagagaagaaagttcTTCGTGATGAGATTTATGAtgctgttgttgtttgtaATGGACATTACATTGAACCTCGTCACGCTGAAATTCCTG GTATAAGTTCTTGGCCAGGGAAGGAGATGCATAGTCATAATTATCGTATACCTGAACCGTTTAGAGATCAG GTTGTTGTGCTTATAGGGAACTCTGCAAGTGCTGATGATATAAGTAGGGATATTGCTAGAGTTGCCAAAGAGGTTCATGTGGCTTGTAGGTCCAATGCTGCTGATACGTATATTGAGCGGCCTGGTTACAGTAATCTATGGATGCATTCGATG ATTGAGAGTGTCCATGAGGATGGTTCTGTAGTTTTTCAGAATGGGAAAACGATTTCGGTTGATGTTATTATGCATTGCACTGG GTATAAGTATCACTTCCCGTTTCTTGAAACCAATGGAAATGTTACTGTAGACGATAACCGTGTCGGGCCATTGTACAAAGACGTATTCTCTCCAGCCTTTGCGCCGTGGCTCTCCTTCGTTGGGATACCATGGAAG GTTGTACCTTTTCCTATGTTTGAACTGCAAAGCAAGTGGATCGCTGGTGTTTTGTCGGGTCGGATACCGCTGCCTTCAAAGGAAGATATGATGATGGAAATCAAAACCTTATACTCAACACTTGATGCCCAAGGGATTGCAAAGCGATATACTCACCAAATGGGCATTTCTCAAGTATGA
- a CDS encoding NAD(P)-binding Rossmann-fold superfamily protein (NAD(P)-binding Rossmann-fold superfamily protein; FUNCTIONS IN: oxidoreductase activity, binding, catalytic activity; INVOLVED IN: oxidation reduction, metabolic process; LOCATED IN: cellular_component unknown; EXPRESSED IN: cultured cell; CONTAINS InterPro DOMAIN/s: Short-chain dehydrogenase/reductase, conserved site (InterPro:IPR020904), NAD(P)-binding domain (InterPro:IPR016040), Glucose/ribitol dehydrogenase (InterPro:IPR002347), Short-chain dehydrogenase/reductase SDR (InterPro:IPR002198); BEST Arabidopsis thaliana protein match is: NAD(P)-binding Rossmann-fold superfamily protein (TAIR:AT1G63380.1); Has 35333 Blast hits to 34131 proteins in 2444 species: Archae - 798; Bacteria - 22429; Metazoa - 974; Fungi - 991; Plants - 531; Viruses - 0; Other Eukaryotes - 9610 (source: NCBI BLink).), producing the protein MQKQVLKQLEPWCELKDKVVLVTGASSGIGREICLDLCKAGCKIVAAARRVDRLNSLCSEINSFGAIGVQAAALELDVSSDADTIRKAVKEAWEIFGTIDVLINNAGIRGNVKSSLDLSKEEWDKVFRTNLTGSWLISKYVCLLMRDAKRGGSVINVSSISGLHRGLLRGGLAYACSKGGVDTMTRMMAIELAVYKIRVNSIAPGIFRSEITQGLFQKEWLEKVTEKIVPLKMQQTVDPGLTSLVRYLIHDSSQYVTGNTYIVDSGATLPGVPIFSSL; encoded by the exons ATGCAG AAGCAGGTATTGAAGCAATTGGAGCCATGGTGTGAACTTAAAGATAAAGTGGTTCTTGTGACAGGTGCTTCATCTGGTATAGGGAGAGAGATCTGTCTTGATCTATGCAAAGCTGGTTGTAAGATTGTAGCAGCAGCTCGTCGTGTTGATCGTCTCAACTCTCTCTGTTCTGAAATCAACAGCTTTGGTGCAATCGGAGTCCAAGCCGCAGCTCTTGAGCTAGACGTTTCATCAGACGCAGACACTATTCGAAAAGCGGTTAAAGAAGCTTGGGAAATCTTTGGAACGATCGATGTTTTGATTAACAATGCTGGAATCAGAGGCAATGTCAAGTCTAGTTTGGatttatcaaaagaagaatggGACAAAGTCTTTAGAACCAACTTGACCGGATCTTGGTTAATATCCAAATACGTCTGCCTTTTGATGCGTGACGCTAAGCGTGGGGGCTCGGTGATTAACGTCTCGTCGATCTCTGGGCTTCATCGCGGTTTGTTGCGCGGTGGACTAGCGTATGCTTGTTCCAAAGGTGGTGTTGACACCATGACGAGGATGATGGCTATTGAGTTAGCTGTTTATAAGATCAGAGTGAACTCGATCGCACCTGGGATTTTCAGGTCAGAGATCACACAAGGTCTTTTCCAGAAAGAGTGGCTCGAGAAGGTAACGGAAAAGATTGTACCATTAAAGATGCAACAGACTGTGGATCCGGGGCTTACATCTCTCGTTCGCTATCTCATTCACGATTCTTCCCAATATGTCACCGGGAATACATACATAGTCGATTCCGGAGCTACACTCCCCGGTGTgcccattttttcttctctttga